CCCTTCCCCGATGAGCAACGGGCCGCCACTGTCGCCGCTCCCCGTGATGCCTTCAAGCGGAAGGGCGGACGATGGCGCGTCAAATCGATACCAAACATAGCGCGCGTCGTCACCAACAATCACGTTGAAGGCATGTCGCAGAACGGTGCGATGCGAGCTTTGAGCGTCCTGGCCTTTGGTGCCATTGCCCGTGGCGCCCTTACCCACAAGCTCCGCGGTCATCCCCACTTCTTTGTTCCCACGATAGATAGGAACAGGAGTTACATCCGTGACCGGCGACGCGAGTTCGATCAGCGCAATGTCGTCAGATGAGTCCAGAAATGCATGCACCTTGGATAAATCACCAGATGCCAGTGCCTCCTTGATCAGCTGATCGGGCATCTTCTTGTAACCGGGATGAATGATGACGCGCTTGACCTTGCGCGCTACACCGCCAATAGATACGTCATCCTCCATGTCTTGCATTTGCATTGGCGCCGTGTGAGCCGCGGTGACGACCCACTGAGGTGCAATCAGGACACCATGTCCCTCACCAGGCATGTCTACCAATGCGGGAAATGCGGAAGCCTGGACTCGATACTTGGCATCATCAACGTCTGCTCTGATGACAACGGCTCCGACAGCGGTCGATACAGCTAACAGGCAAAAGGCGAGACTCCATTTCATTTGCTCATCCTTATCGTTCTCCAGAATCACCGGATCGCAGTCCTAGTGACTGAGCAAACGATATGCCATCTCTAGATCGAGAGGAGCGATCATCCGAATCATAGAGTTACGGCAACGTCCCATCGTGTGTCGCAGCGTCCGCGGACACTCCTGCGGACACCACCCGGACAGTCGACGAAGGTAGACCGCCGAGCGTTCGCCTCATCGTTGATCACACAGTTCGTCACTCATTGATTGGCGCAAATGGTTGCCCGCGCGATGTCCGCTGTGGGTCGGAAGCGGATATGTTAAACAATCACAAGATTCGGGTTGTCGTTCAAAGTCCACTGAAAACGAACCGTAAAATCGTCGACGCACTGCTGGCAGACTCAGTAACGCCCATCTGCTGTACACCAGCCTACCCGTAGTTCGCCCGGGAGGCCGAGCTTCGAGAACTTGGCCCAGCAGAGAGCGCAATGGTCATGATCGTCTTCGGCGTACGCCGGTGCCCATTCGCGACATGTGAGCGTGACGCCAATCAGGTGATCCGCCTGATCGGTCAACCAGCCGTCGTCCTTCTCGGCCATGTTTCTCCCTTTGAAATCTGTCCGCTTCGGGTCGAAAGCGGACCTTGCGAAGCATCAACAAGGACATCTCCAGCCCCTGATTAATCTGGGTGATCAAGTGATGTTCCTTATCGAAGTACCTCTTGCGGCGACTGCGCTAATGCAGATCAGAATGCCACCTGCCAGAAGGAACAACGCTGAGACATTCACCAACAACGCGAGGCCTGCCAGACCCATCGAAAGCGGCGCTATGCCTAGCGAACCCAGAATAAGCACACTGGATACGCGGCCGCGCACTACAGGGTCGATACGCTGCATCACCCAGGCGCCAATATGCACGTTGACGAATCCCGCCACGCATCCGATCAACGCCAGCACGCACGCCAGCCAGTAAACCCCCGTGTGCTGCAGACCGATACCGACGAGGCATACGCCCAATGCTGCACTACCTCCGAGTATCAGCAAACCTCGCCGTTGAACTTTCCACACGCTAGCCAGCACGGCGCCGGCAAGGGCACCCGCTGCGGCCGCCGATAGCAGCACGCCATAGGTACTCGCCGAGCCAAGCTCGGTTTTCACCAGGTCCGCAATACCTACTGACAAAGGCCCGGTCACGCACAGGTTCACCACCATCGCCAGCAGCATCATGGCGCATAGCGGCGCATCAGCAAGCACATAGGAGATGCCTTGCTTCATGGCCTCGATCGGATGAGTAGAGGACGCCACTCGTTGGGGGTCTGGCAATCGCATCAAAGCGATGATCACGACAATGAAGCTCACTGCATCGATGTAGAACGCCGAGGCAACGCCCAGCTTCGCAATCACCAAACCCGCAGCGATAGGCCCAAGGATGGATGTGAGTTGCCCGGCAACCTGGCTCAGACCCGTGCCGGCCACCAGTTGGTTGCCCCGCAATAGCCAGGGCAGGTAGGCCGATTGCGCCGGCATGGCGAAGGCGTCGGCGATGCCAAACGCCACTACCAGCAGGTATAGCTGTGCCAGATGAAGGTGACCTTGCGCTGCAAGTACACCGCTCAGCGTCACACAAAGCGCGCGAATGACGGCGGTCGTCAGCATGATCCATCGCGCGGAAAGCCGGTCGGCAATCACTCCGCCGACTAACAGCAGCGCGGCACGGGGAATCGCGCCAGCCATCATCAAGCTGCCCAGCGTGGTCGCCGAACCCAGTTTATCCAGCACCAGCCAAGGCAAGGCGACGAGGTAGAACTGATCCCCCAACAGCGAAATGGTGCTGCCTGTTAGCCAACGGCGAAAGGCGGCGTTCCGCAGCGGATGCTCACTATTCGCCGGAATCCCAGCGGCTTCGGCGTGCTCAAGGTCCATGGCCCACCCCTCAATCGATGTAAATGCAAATTTACATTTACATTCTTAGCCTGTCTACTACCCCGGTCGACCAGGAATGACCGATGACCAAAACACCCCTCGCCCCCCGCCAGGCACGCAGTCGTGAATCCGAAACGAAGCTGATCAAAGCGACCGTGGAGGTGCTGGGGCAGTACGGTCTGGAGGGCGCAACCGTTCCGCGCGTCGCCGAATATGCGGGCCTTACGCCCGGAGCAATCTACCGCCGCTTCCCCGACAAGAACGCGCTGCTAGAGCGATGCATCATTCGTATTCTTGAAGACCAACTGGTACACCTGAAAAAGGTGTTCACCATGGAAGTTGCAC
This genomic window from Dyella terrae contains:
- a CDS encoding MFS transporter; its protein translation is MDLEHAEAAGIPANSEHPLRNAAFRRWLTGSTISLLGDQFYLVALPWLVLDKLGSATTLGSLMMAGAIPRAALLLVGGVIADRLSARWIMLTTAVIRALCVTLSGVLAAQGHLHLAQLYLLVVAFGIADAFAMPAQSAYLPWLLRGNQLVAGTGLSQVAGQLTSILGPIAAGLVIAKLGVASAFYIDAVSFIVVIIALMRLPDPQRVASSTHPIEAMKQGISYVLADAPLCAMMLLAMVVNLCVTGPLSVGIADLVKTELGSASTYGVLLSAAAAGALAGAVLASVWKVQRRGLLILGGSAALGVCLVGIGLQHTGVYWLACVLALIGCVAGFVNVHIGAWVMQRIDPVVRGRVSSVLILGSLGIAPLSMGLAGLALLVNVSALFLLAGGILICISAVAARGTSIRNIT
- a CDS encoding S1 family peptidase, yielding MKWSLAFCLLAVSTAVGAVVIRADVDDAKYRVQASAFPALVDMPGEGHGVLIAPQWVVTAAHTAPMQMQDMEDDVSIGGVARKVKRVIIHPGYKKMPDQLIKEALASGDLSKVHAFLDSSDDIALIELASPVTDVTPVPIYRGNKEVGMTAELVGKGATGNGTKGQDAQSSHRTVLRHAFNVIVGDDARYVWYRFDAPSSALPLEGITGSGDSGGPLLIGEGSSTQLVGLASWSKYPPDHPFLKKWTSDRPFVEGLYGEIVYAVRASSYIQWIEGAMSASANP